Proteins encoded within one genomic window of Ptiloglossa arizonensis isolate GNS036 chromosome 3, iyPtiAriz1_principal, whole genome shotgun sequence:
- the Obp12 gene encoding odorant binding protein 12, whose amino-acid sequence MKNLSLLLCLLFYHVTVDGRSIQSIANRMHIPQENLTECIERSGMTMDELENIFHSPTEIRKLLNDEGDYKQYGCFWACLLQANGMMTGSTFNADAIAASIERESRNHKEHPRAHANVETCVQTVESTDDECEAALNFNKCLIRSKSDRWWNNHV is encoded by the exons ATGAAGAACTTGTCGCTTCTTTTGTGCCTTCTTTTCTATCAC GTAACCGTGGACGGACGTTCGATTCAATCGATAGCAAATCGCATGCATATACCTCAAGAAAATCTAACAGAATGCATCGAGCGTTCGGGAATGACAATGG ACGAGCTGGAGAATATTTTCCACTCGCCGACGGAAATTCGTAAATTGTTGAACGACGAAGGGGACTACAAACAGTACGGTTGCTTCTGGGCATGCCTTCTGCAAGCAAACGGCATG ATGACAGGATCCACGTTCAATGCCGACGCAATAGCAGCAAGCATCGAAAGAGAATCGCGCAATCACAAGGAGCACCCTCGTGCGCACGCAAATGTGGAAACTTGCGTCCAAACTG TCGAGAGTACGGACGACGAGTGCGAAGCTGCTTTGAACTTCAACAAATGCCTGATAAGATCGAAGAGCGATCGATGGTGGAACAATCACGTTTAG
- the LOC143145048 gene encoding uncharacterized protein LOC143145048 isoform X1 yields the protein MFPRSPDGFNCHYFAGRRPNASMFARKLRVCQVFHATFKELVSFGAWQKLLVAMLIFAAVALMLWPYYGLMAPLIDEAATPESPASYSIVDKNSSVATPQIQRTLTVSNERTEASKYCRIEECKTVSCSSISREYDSGAIAGNFIETVYKVNCKNSESVNLSFDGCRFTANTLRKNWLPTNVSIEQLTLDRCSLSEIEDDAFSEPIYEETKRIALTNNKLSSLRKASFRGLSALQQLTVRDNVVKQAEYNLLENVAGSLTSLELNSVIDDPSVLRNITGGSTRLKIRLLSLQGNTLAAIDRKLFEGVPVIESLYLDNSRIGTVSRDTLRPMASWLLQLTLNNNDIRSLPEGLFEAVLYRQRSFLMTVDSNPWCCDCKLRWMQHLFRTNTSIVSTMPVCSTPEINAGKSFANANFCPSDTTVPNTVSVEDAWNRTTVQGSGTTEAIVSGGYDLNCSIPETITETTGIRKLLSSDIHLPSRLYDFYVQEILNRSIMIHLPRLDKGVELLWFANNDVDQSLGCAKNVKDSYLVQGTHPQTTYTICLLNDSTTIVTVSPLNCLAVTTRSTYESSVWLTNANRRLAFLTLSLASFLCFVLGAFVAFLVVRRNPSLLRGSKRVMLVKRRNVDVIVLPKGVAMVAKKRVCGSMALVSNKLYEDGYITPLPPIPTPVPRERASRASLQSDWNSYVSEIESMDTDYWRTKRWNNESRKQKLDAPPLPPHPFNAIPSVSLTMDSLNKDSVYQAITI from the exons ATGTTTCCACGTTCGCCAGATGGTTTCAATTGTCATTATTTCGCGGGGCGTCGACCAAACGCGAGCATGTTCGCTAGAAAATTAAGGGTGTGCCAGGTTTTTCATGCCACGTTCAAGGAACTCGTAAG TTTTGGTGCATGGCAGAAGCTTCTAGTGGCGATGCTGATATTCGCAGCTGTCGCACTCATGCTCTGGCCGTATTACGGATTAATGGCACCGTTGATCGACGAGGCAGCGACACCCGAATCTCCAGCTTCGTATTCAATCGTGGACAAAAATTCGAGCGTAGCAACGCCACAGATCCAACGAACTTTGACCGTTTCGAACGAGCGAACAGAGGCTTCGAAGTACTGTCGTATCGAGGAATGCAAGACTGTAAGCTGCTCTTCCATCTCGAGGGAATATGATTCTGGAGCGATCGCAGGGAACTTCATCGAAACCGTTTACAAG GTTAATTGCAAGAACAGCGAATCCGTCAACTTGTCATTCGACGGCTGCAGATTCACAGCGAACACGCTACGAAAGAATTGGCTGCCCACCAACGTGTCGATCGAACAGTTGACGCTAGACAGGTGCTCGCTGAGCGAAATAGAAGACGACGCCTTCTCCGAGCCTATTTACGAGGAGACGAAGAGGATCGCACTGACCAACAATAAGCTCTCCTCTTTGCGAAAAGCGTCGTTCCGTGGCCTGTCCGCGTTGCAGCAGCTCACCGTACGCGACAACGTGGTCAAACAAGCCGAGTACAATCTACTGGAGAACGTGGCGGGTTCCCTGACCAGTCTCGAGCTGAATTCGGTGATCGACGATCCGAGCGTACTTCGAAACATAACTGGTGGAAGCACTCGGCTTAAGATTCGGTTATTGTCGCTGCAGGGGAACACTCTCGCCGCGATCGATCGTAAATTGTTCGAAGGAGTACCGGTGATCGAGTCCCTCTACCTCGACAACTCGAGGATCGGCACGGTGTCGCGAGACACGTTGCGACCAATGGCCTCTTGGCTCTTGCAGTTGACGTTGAACAACAACGATATCCGATCGTTGCCCGAAGGATTGTTCGAAGCGGTGCTGTACAGACAGCGATCGTTTCTCATGACCGTAGACTCCAATCCCTGGTGCTGTGACTGCAAACTGCGATGGATGCAACACCTCTTTCGAACAAATACCAGCATAGTGAGCACCATGCCGGTTTGCAGCACACCGGAGATCAACGCTGGAAAATCATTCGCGAACGCGAATTTCTGCCCATCGGATACGACCGTCCCGAATACCGTATCCGTGGAAGACGCGTGGAATCGAACCACGGTCCAGGGATCCGGTACCACCGAAGCGATCGTTTCGGGAGGCTACGATTTGAACTGCAGCATCCCCGAAACGATCACCGAAACGACCGGGATTCGCAAGCTGTTGTCGTCCGACATCCACCTACCATCGCGTTTATACGATTTCTACGTTCAGGAGATACTCAATCGGAGTATAATGATCCATCTGCCGCGTCTCGACAAGGGTGTCGAGTTGCTCTGGTTCGCGAACAACGACGTGGATCAGTCGCTCGGTTGCGCGAAAAACGTCAAGGACAGTTATCTCGTGCAGGGTACCCATCCACAGACCACGTACACGATTTGTTTGCTCAACGATAGCACGACGATCGTCACCGTGTCGCCATTGAACTGCTTGGCCGTGACCACGAGATCCACGTACGAGTCCAGCGTCTGGTTGACCAACGCTAACAGACGTCTCGCCTTCTTGACGTTGTCCCTGGCGTCTTTCTTGTGTTTCGTTCTCGGTGCTTTCGTCGCTTTCCTCGTCGTGAGGAGAAATCCGTCGCTGTTGAGGGGCAGCAAACGCGTGATGCTGGTGAAACGCCGAAACGTGGATGTGATCGTGTTACCGAAAGGTGTCGCCATGGTCGCGAAGAAACGCGTGTGCGGGAGCATGGCCTTGGTCAGCAATAAGTTGTACGAGGACGGATACATCACGCCGTTACCGCCGATCCCGACTCCAGTCCCCAGGGAACGAGCATCCAGGGCGAGTCTGCAAAGCGACTGGAACAGTTACGTGTCGGAGATCGAGTCCATGGACACGGACTATTGGAGGACGAAGAGATGGAACAACGAGTCGAGGAAACAGAAGTTGGATGCACCACCTTTGCCACCGCATCCATTCAACGCGATTCCCTCGGTGTCGTTGACGATGGACTCGTTGAACAAGGATTCCGTCTACCAAGCGATCACCATATAA
- the LOC143145048 gene encoding uncharacterized protein LOC143145048 isoform X2 has translation MLIFAAVALMLWPYYGLMAPLIDEAATPESPASYSIVDKNSSVATPQIQRTLTVSNERTEASKYCRIEECKTVSCSSISREYDSGAIAGNFIETVYKVNCKNSESVNLSFDGCRFTANTLRKNWLPTNVSIEQLTLDRCSLSEIEDDAFSEPIYEETKRIALTNNKLSSLRKASFRGLSALQQLTVRDNVVKQAEYNLLENVAGSLTSLELNSVIDDPSVLRNITGGSTRLKIRLLSLQGNTLAAIDRKLFEGVPVIESLYLDNSRIGTVSRDTLRPMASWLLQLTLNNNDIRSLPEGLFEAVLYRQRSFLMTVDSNPWCCDCKLRWMQHLFRTNTSIVSTMPVCSTPEINAGKSFANANFCPSDTTVPNTVSVEDAWNRTTVQGSGTTEAIVSGGYDLNCSIPETITETTGIRKLLSSDIHLPSRLYDFYVQEILNRSIMIHLPRLDKGVELLWFANNDVDQSLGCAKNVKDSYLVQGTHPQTTYTICLLNDSTTIVTVSPLNCLAVTTRSTYESSVWLTNANRRLAFLTLSLASFLCFVLGAFVAFLVVRRNPSLLRGSKRVMLVKRRNVDVIVLPKGVAMVAKKRVCGSMALVSNKLYEDGYITPLPPIPTPVPRERASRASLQSDWNSYVSEIESMDTDYWRTKRWNNESRKQKLDAPPLPPHPFNAIPSVSLTMDSLNKDSVYQAITI, from the exons ATGCTGATATTCGCAGCTGTCGCACTCATGCTCTGGCCGTATTACGGATTAATGGCACCGTTGATCGACGAGGCAGCGACACCCGAATCTCCAGCTTCGTATTCAATCGTGGACAAAAATTCGAGCGTAGCAACGCCACAGATCCAACGAACTTTGACCGTTTCGAACGAGCGAACAGAGGCTTCGAAGTACTGTCGTATCGAGGAATGCAAGACTGTAAGCTGCTCTTCCATCTCGAGGGAATATGATTCTGGAGCGATCGCAGGGAACTTCATCGAAACCGTTTACAAG GTTAATTGCAAGAACAGCGAATCCGTCAACTTGTCATTCGACGGCTGCAGATTCACAGCGAACACGCTACGAAAGAATTGGCTGCCCACCAACGTGTCGATCGAACAGTTGACGCTAGACAGGTGCTCGCTGAGCGAAATAGAAGACGACGCCTTCTCCGAGCCTATTTACGAGGAGACGAAGAGGATCGCACTGACCAACAATAAGCTCTCCTCTTTGCGAAAAGCGTCGTTCCGTGGCCTGTCCGCGTTGCAGCAGCTCACCGTACGCGACAACGTGGTCAAACAAGCCGAGTACAATCTACTGGAGAACGTGGCGGGTTCCCTGACCAGTCTCGAGCTGAATTCGGTGATCGACGATCCGAGCGTACTTCGAAACATAACTGGTGGAAGCACTCGGCTTAAGATTCGGTTATTGTCGCTGCAGGGGAACACTCTCGCCGCGATCGATCGTAAATTGTTCGAAGGAGTACCGGTGATCGAGTCCCTCTACCTCGACAACTCGAGGATCGGCACGGTGTCGCGAGACACGTTGCGACCAATGGCCTCTTGGCTCTTGCAGTTGACGTTGAACAACAACGATATCCGATCGTTGCCCGAAGGATTGTTCGAAGCGGTGCTGTACAGACAGCGATCGTTTCTCATGACCGTAGACTCCAATCCCTGGTGCTGTGACTGCAAACTGCGATGGATGCAACACCTCTTTCGAACAAATACCAGCATAGTGAGCACCATGCCGGTTTGCAGCACACCGGAGATCAACGCTGGAAAATCATTCGCGAACGCGAATTTCTGCCCATCGGATACGACCGTCCCGAATACCGTATCCGTGGAAGACGCGTGGAATCGAACCACGGTCCAGGGATCCGGTACCACCGAAGCGATCGTTTCGGGAGGCTACGATTTGAACTGCAGCATCCCCGAAACGATCACCGAAACGACCGGGATTCGCAAGCTGTTGTCGTCCGACATCCACCTACCATCGCGTTTATACGATTTCTACGTTCAGGAGATACTCAATCGGAGTATAATGATCCATCTGCCGCGTCTCGACAAGGGTGTCGAGTTGCTCTGGTTCGCGAACAACGACGTGGATCAGTCGCTCGGTTGCGCGAAAAACGTCAAGGACAGTTATCTCGTGCAGGGTACCCATCCACAGACCACGTACACGATTTGTTTGCTCAACGATAGCACGACGATCGTCACCGTGTCGCCATTGAACTGCTTGGCCGTGACCACGAGATCCACGTACGAGTCCAGCGTCTGGTTGACCAACGCTAACAGACGTCTCGCCTTCTTGACGTTGTCCCTGGCGTCTTTCTTGTGTTTCGTTCTCGGTGCTTTCGTCGCTTTCCTCGTCGTGAGGAGAAATCCGTCGCTGTTGAGGGGCAGCAAACGCGTGATGCTGGTGAAACGCCGAAACGTGGATGTGATCGTGTTACCGAAAGGTGTCGCCATGGTCGCGAAGAAACGCGTGTGCGGGAGCATGGCCTTGGTCAGCAATAAGTTGTACGAGGACGGATACATCACGCCGTTACCGCCGATCCCGACTCCAGTCCCCAGGGAACGAGCATCCAGGGCGAGTCTGCAAAGCGACTGGAACAGTTACGTGTCGGAGATCGAGTCCATGGACACGGACTATTGGAGGACGAAGAGATGGAACAACGAGTCGAGGAAACAGAAGTTGGATGCACCACCTTTGCCACCGCATCCATTCAACGCGATTCCCTCGGTGTCGTTGACGATGGACTCGTTGAACAAGGATTCCGTCTACCAAGCGATCACCATATAA
- the LOC143145048 gene encoding uncharacterized protein LOC143145048 isoform X3 — translation MLWPYYGLMAPLIDEAATPESPASYSIVDKNSSVATPQIQRTLTVSNERTEASKYCRIEECKTVSCSSISREYDSGAIAGNFIETVYKVNCKNSESVNLSFDGCRFTANTLRKNWLPTNVSIEQLTLDRCSLSEIEDDAFSEPIYEETKRIALTNNKLSSLRKASFRGLSALQQLTVRDNVVKQAEYNLLENVAGSLTSLELNSVIDDPSVLRNITGGSTRLKIRLLSLQGNTLAAIDRKLFEGVPVIESLYLDNSRIGTVSRDTLRPMASWLLQLTLNNNDIRSLPEGLFEAVLYRQRSFLMTVDSNPWCCDCKLRWMQHLFRTNTSIVSTMPVCSTPEINAGKSFANANFCPSDTTVPNTVSVEDAWNRTTVQGSGTTEAIVSGGYDLNCSIPETITETTGIRKLLSSDIHLPSRLYDFYVQEILNRSIMIHLPRLDKGVELLWFANNDVDQSLGCAKNVKDSYLVQGTHPQTTYTICLLNDSTTIVTVSPLNCLAVTTRSTYESSVWLTNANRRLAFLTLSLASFLCFVLGAFVAFLVVRRNPSLLRGSKRVMLVKRRNVDVIVLPKGVAMVAKKRVCGSMALVSNKLYEDGYITPLPPIPTPVPRERASRASLQSDWNSYVSEIESMDTDYWRTKRWNNESRKQKLDAPPLPPHPFNAIPSVSLTMDSLNKDSVYQAITI, via the exons ATGCTCTGGCCGTATTACGGATTAATGGCACCGTTGATCGACGAGGCAGCGACACCCGAATCTCCAGCTTCGTATTCAATCGTGGACAAAAATTCGAGCGTAGCAACGCCACAGATCCAACGAACTTTGACCGTTTCGAACGAGCGAACAGAGGCTTCGAAGTACTGTCGTATCGAGGAATGCAAGACTGTAAGCTGCTCTTCCATCTCGAGGGAATATGATTCTGGAGCGATCGCAGGGAACTTCATCGAAACCGTTTACAAG GTTAATTGCAAGAACAGCGAATCCGTCAACTTGTCATTCGACGGCTGCAGATTCACAGCGAACACGCTACGAAAGAATTGGCTGCCCACCAACGTGTCGATCGAACAGTTGACGCTAGACAGGTGCTCGCTGAGCGAAATAGAAGACGACGCCTTCTCCGAGCCTATTTACGAGGAGACGAAGAGGATCGCACTGACCAACAATAAGCTCTCCTCTTTGCGAAAAGCGTCGTTCCGTGGCCTGTCCGCGTTGCAGCAGCTCACCGTACGCGACAACGTGGTCAAACAAGCCGAGTACAATCTACTGGAGAACGTGGCGGGTTCCCTGACCAGTCTCGAGCTGAATTCGGTGATCGACGATCCGAGCGTACTTCGAAACATAACTGGTGGAAGCACTCGGCTTAAGATTCGGTTATTGTCGCTGCAGGGGAACACTCTCGCCGCGATCGATCGTAAATTGTTCGAAGGAGTACCGGTGATCGAGTCCCTCTACCTCGACAACTCGAGGATCGGCACGGTGTCGCGAGACACGTTGCGACCAATGGCCTCTTGGCTCTTGCAGTTGACGTTGAACAACAACGATATCCGATCGTTGCCCGAAGGATTGTTCGAAGCGGTGCTGTACAGACAGCGATCGTTTCTCATGACCGTAGACTCCAATCCCTGGTGCTGTGACTGCAAACTGCGATGGATGCAACACCTCTTTCGAACAAATACCAGCATAGTGAGCACCATGCCGGTTTGCAGCACACCGGAGATCAACGCTGGAAAATCATTCGCGAACGCGAATTTCTGCCCATCGGATACGACCGTCCCGAATACCGTATCCGTGGAAGACGCGTGGAATCGAACCACGGTCCAGGGATCCGGTACCACCGAAGCGATCGTTTCGGGAGGCTACGATTTGAACTGCAGCATCCCCGAAACGATCACCGAAACGACCGGGATTCGCAAGCTGTTGTCGTCCGACATCCACCTACCATCGCGTTTATACGATTTCTACGTTCAGGAGATACTCAATCGGAGTATAATGATCCATCTGCCGCGTCTCGACAAGGGTGTCGAGTTGCTCTGGTTCGCGAACAACGACGTGGATCAGTCGCTCGGTTGCGCGAAAAACGTCAAGGACAGTTATCTCGTGCAGGGTACCCATCCACAGACCACGTACACGATTTGTTTGCTCAACGATAGCACGACGATCGTCACCGTGTCGCCATTGAACTGCTTGGCCGTGACCACGAGATCCACGTACGAGTCCAGCGTCTGGTTGACCAACGCTAACAGACGTCTCGCCTTCTTGACGTTGTCCCTGGCGTCTTTCTTGTGTTTCGTTCTCGGTGCTTTCGTCGCTTTCCTCGTCGTGAGGAGAAATCCGTCGCTGTTGAGGGGCAGCAAACGCGTGATGCTGGTGAAACGCCGAAACGTGGATGTGATCGTGTTACCGAAAGGTGTCGCCATGGTCGCGAAGAAACGCGTGTGCGGGAGCATGGCCTTGGTCAGCAATAAGTTGTACGAGGACGGATACATCACGCCGTTACCGCCGATCCCGACTCCAGTCCCCAGGGAACGAGCATCCAGGGCGAGTCTGCAAAGCGACTGGAACAGTTACGTGTCGGAGATCGAGTCCATGGACACGGACTATTGGAGGACGAAGAGATGGAACAACGAGTCGAGGAAACAGAAGTTGGATGCACCACCTTTGCCACCGCATCCATTCAACGCGATTCCCTCGGTGTCGTTGACGATGGACTCGTTGAACAAGGATTCCGTCTACCAAGCGATCACCATATAA